A genomic segment from uncultured Desulfuromonas sp. encodes:
- the nusA gene encoding transcription termination factor NusA — protein sequence MVANLNHVIDQVVKDKGVDREILIEALESAVLSAANKKYRNTRELEAHYNTEQGEVELFEFVTVVDEVQDSYKEIDLDEAREIDPDVECGDSLGMKMDSGSFSRIAAQTAKQVIIQKVREAEREGIYNEFKDRVGELVNGIVRRYERGDLIVDLGRAEALLPHREQVPRENYRQADRVRAYIAEVKMSPKGPQIILSRTHPSLVVELFKTEVPEIAEGIVEIVSCSREPGSRAKIAVVSHDPDVDPVGACVGMRGSRVQNVVSELRGEKIDIIPWTPDMARFACAALAPADVSRVYVDNEEQAMEIIVPDDQLSLAIGKKGQNVRLAARLIGWKIDIKSETRAAEIEQEESQPVEETEAETEELAAAVDEAVAEESTEATEEEE from the coding sequence ATGGTTGCTAATCTCAACCACGTCATTGACCAGGTCGTGAAAGACAAAGGTGTGGACCGGGAGATTCTGATTGAAGCTCTGGAGTCAGCTGTTCTTTCTGCGGCGAACAAAAAATATCGCAATACACGCGAATTAGAAGCTCACTACAACACCGAGCAGGGTGAAGTTGAGTTGTTTGAGTTCGTGACCGTGGTTGATGAAGTTCAGGATTCCTACAAGGAAATTGATCTCGATGAGGCGCGTGAAATCGATCCCGACGTGGAATGTGGTGACTCTCTGGGGATGAAAATGGATTCTGGCAGCTTTAGCCGTATCGCTGCTCAAACCGCTAAACAGGTCATTATCCAAAAGGTCCGTGAAGCTGAGCGCGAAGGAATTTATAACGAATTCAAAGATCGTGTTGGCGAACTGGTCAATGGCATCGTACGCCGCTATGAGCGCGGTGACCTGATCGTTGATCTGGGTCGCGCTGAGGCCTTGTTACCGCATCGTGAACAGGTGCCGCGCGAGAATTATCGTCAGGCGGATCGGGTTCGGGCGTATATTGCTGAAGTGAAGATGTCCCCCAAAGGCCCGCAAATTATTTTGTCCCGTACCCATCCCAGTTTGGTCGTGGAACTGTTCAAGACCGAGGTGCCTGAGATTGCCGAAGGCATTGTCGAGATTGTTTCCTGTTCACGCGAGCCGGGTAGTCGCGCCAAGATTGCCGTCGTTTCCCATGATCCCGATGTGGATCCGGTTGGTGCCTGTGTCGGTATGCGTGGTTCCCGAGTGCAGAATGTTGTTTCCGAGCTACGTGGGGAGAAAATTGATATTATCCCCTGGACGCCGGATATGGCACGTTTTGCCTGTGCGGCTCTGGCTCCTGCGGATGTTTCGCGTGTTTACGTTGACAACGAAGAACAGGCTATGGAAATTATTGTGCCTGATGATCAATTGTCGTTGGCGATTGGCAAAAAAGGTCAGAATGTTCGTCTTGCCGCACGCCTGATCGGTTGGAAAATTGATATCAAGAGTGAGACCCGTGCTGCGGAAATCGAGCAGGAAGAAAGTCAGCCTGTGGAAGAAACTGAGGCGGAGACGGAAGAACTCGCTGCTGCGGTTGATGAGGCCGTTGCTGAAGAATCGACTGAGGCAACTGAGGAAGAAGAGTAG
- a CDS encoding ribosome maturation factor, whose amino-acid sequence MSQDVVINRVVELAEPILEEQGLELVDIEFFSQGSEWLLRLFIDKPGGVNLDDCADCSRELSMILDVEEVIDTAYRLEVSSPGIDRPLKKESDFERFKGELVRAKTRQSVDPDLRGYARKTFIGELIGLVDGVVIIEQNDKAGGQVKFPLDSLETINLEPQF is encoded by the coding sequence ATGTCTCAAGATGTTGTCATAAACCGTGTCGTTGAACTGGCTGAGCCCATCCTCGAAGAACAGGGGCTTGAGTTAGTGGATATCGAATTCTTTTCTCAGGGTTCGGAGTGGCTGCTGCGTCTTTTTATCGACAAGCCCGGCGGCGTTAATTTGGATGACTGTGCTGATTGCAGCCGTGAACTAAGTATGATCCTCGATGTGGAAGAGGTGATTGATACGGCGTATCGTCTTGAGGTCTCTTCACCGGGAATTGATCGTCCATTGAAAAAAGAATCGGACTTCGAACGTTTTAAAGGTGAGCTTGTGCGTGCCAAAACGCGACAGTCTGTTGACCCTGACTTGCGCGGATATGCACGTAAAACCTTTATTGGTGAGCTGATCGGGTTGGTAGACGGAGTCGTTATTATCGAACAAAATGACAAGGCTGGTGGGCAGGTGAAGTTTCCACTCGACAGCCTTGAAACGATCAACCTTGAACCTCAGTTTTAA
- a CDS encoding class I SAM-dependent RNA methyltransferase — translation MIELTVTTLAHGGAGLGHHDGKAVFVFGAIPGDRIRCRIVQNKKRFARAELVEVVEPSADRQQPACPHFGACGGCDWQQLSYEQQCHWKQQLFTDSCERHGHIDRNLIQPFVPAPSAFGYRSRVQFKCYDTPEGFILGFYRRGSHYVIDVRQCPVIAPEIADQMTPWRQLLDGSIYAALVPQIDMAVGSDNALRTIVHYRGEAVEDFCQWLTEQLDAVTGAVLVQAGRKSSLTLLRGQLDLTIDVDQPVLPLRYGPGGFAQVHLEQNRFLVEQVVSEAEVGPHDTVLDLYCGMGNFSLPLARRAGHVYGVEDYAPSIDSANSNSDACGIKNATFRACSVESFLQEWSRPVDVIVLDPPRSGAREAVDGIIRCQPRRIVYVSCDQQTLMRDLTVLGQAYQVRSVQALDMFPQTAHTEAIAVLDRYAQGGDRK, via the coding sequence ATGATTGAATTGACTGTAACCACACTGGCGCATGGTGGCGCCGGACTGGGACACCACGATGGCAAGGCGGTATTTGTCTTCGGGGCAATTCCGGGTGATCGTATTCGCTGCCGTATTGTGCAGAATAAAAAACGCTTTGCCCGAGCTGAACTGGTTGAGGTTGTTGAACCCTCTGCTGATAGACAGCAGCCGGCCTGTCCCCATTTCGGAGCGTGCGGCGGATGTGACTGGCAACAGTTGTCGTATGAACAGCAATGTCATTGGAAACAGCAGCTGTTTACTGACAGCTGTGAACGGCATGGCCATATTGACCGGAATCTTATCCAACCCTTTGTACCCGCGCCAAGTGCATTTGGCTACCGTAGTCGTGTCCAATTCAAATGCTATGACACTCCTGAGGGGTTTATTCTCGGATTCTATCGCCGTGGCAGTCATTATGTGATTGATGTTCGTCAATGCCCTGTGATTGCTCCCGAGATCGCTGACCAAATGACCCCCTGGCGTCAGTTATTGGACGGCAGCATCTATGCGGCTCTGGTTCCGCAAATTGATATGGCTGTCGGCAGCGATAACGCGTTACGGACAATTGTTCACTACCGAGGCGAGGCTGTGGAGGACTTCTGTCAGTGGTTGACTGAGCAGCTTGATGCGGTGACAGGTGCTGTGTTGGTTCAGGCCGGGCGTAAATCATCCTTAACGTTGCTGCGTGGACAGCTGGATCTCACGATTGACGTGGATCAGCCTGTCTTGCCATTGCGATATGGCCCTGGAGGATTTGCCCAGGTCCATCTCGAACAGAATCGTTTTCTGGTGGAACAGGTCGTTTCTGAAGCGGAAGTCGGGCCTCATGATACGGTTCTGGACTTGTATTGCGGTATGGGTAATTTTTCCCTGCCGTTAGCACGCCGGGCTGGCCATGTCTATGGTGTTGAGGATTATGCCCCTTCAATCGACTCCGCCAACAGCAATAGCGATGCTTGTGGAATTAAGAATGCCACGTTTCGGGCGTGCAGCGTTGAGAGCTTCCTTCAGGAGTGGTCACGGCCAGTCGATGTCATTGTTCTCGATCCTCCCCGCAGTGGTGCGCGTGAAGCGGTTGACGGAATCATCCGTTGCCAGCCTCGGCGGATTGTTTATGTCTCCTGCGATCAACAGACACTGATGCGTGATTTGACCGTGCTGGGGCAGGCCTATCAGGTCCGATCTGTTCAGGCTCTGGATATGTTTCCACAAACTGCTCATACCGAGGCCATTGCTGTACTGGATCGTTACGCGCAGGGGGGCGACAGGAAATAA
- a CDS encoding RNA methyltransferase translates to MPEKQYNPDVAAQVAIVLVEPQGPLNIGSVCRAMGNFGFTDLRLVNPQTDHLRQEARQMAVKAGYILEGARIFSSLEDALQGCQYAFGTTRRFGRYRDRDDFLYPDVAAEMIATFDADIHTALVFGREDCGLLNEELDLCQRFLTIPTCDAMPSMNLAQSVALCLYEVSKQGLEARGELLKPDLAEIDQVESMMQQMKETLTRIDYLDPQNPDHILRSFRRLFGKSGLTAREVRILRGLWSRIDWVQGELEKRSAQMEKGHE, encoded by the coding sequence ATGCCTGAAAAACAATACAATCCGGATGTCGCAGCCCAAGTGGCCATTGTATTAGTCGAACCGCAAGGGCCGTTGAATATCGGTTCGGTGTGTCGGGCCATGGGGAACTTCGGCTTTACGGACCTGCGTCTGGTGAATCCACAAACCGACCATTTGCGGCAGGAAGCCAGACAAATGGCAGTCAAGGCCGGATATATTCTTGAAGGAGCCAGGATCTTTTCGTCACTGGAAGACGCGTTGCAGGGCTGCCAATACGCTTTTGGTACGACGCGTCGTTTCGGGCGCTACCGTGACCGGGATGATTTTTTGTATCCGGATGTCGCGGCAGAGATGATCGCCACGTTCGATGCCGATATTCATACCGCCCTGGTGTTTGGCCGTGAGGATTGTGGCTTGCTCAATGAGGAACTCGACCTCTGTCAGCGGTTTTTGACCATTCCCACCTGTGATGCCATGCCGTCGATGAATCTCGCCCAGTCGGTGGCCCTGTGTCTGTATGAAGTGTCCAAACAGGGATTGGAAGCTCGTGGCGAGCTGCTCAAGCCTGATCTGGCCGAAATCGACCAGGTTGAATCAATGATGCAGCAGATGAAGGAAACACTGACGCGGATCGACTATCTCGATCCGCAGAATCCGGATCATATTTTACGTTCCTTTCGACGCTTGTTTGGCAAGAGTGGTTTGACAGCGCGGGAAGTTCGCATTTTGCGCGGACTATGGAGTCGTATCGACTGGGTTCAGGGCGAACTGGAAAAACGAAGTGCGCAGATGGAGAAAGGCCATGAGTGA
- a CDS encoding 16S rRNA (uracil(1498)-N(3))-methyltransferase, which translates to MSLECVNNGGPASRIVSQCALSLDQDVALGSAAHQALVIWQARVGEIVTVEDPFQQCYRARITALNEDDVTVVPFAEIGAVESSLQMCVCQALPEKERFELVLQKMTEIGVNRIVPFVSHHSTTLQERDAGQKKSHRWPDVLLRAGRQCRRAELPELMQVCDFETMLDSLNDWDIKLLLSEKGSVWSFREGIGSSRPDRVALIVGPEGGFADEEIELARSRGVVPVSVGRRILRTETAAIVAAALAQFCVGDYA; encoded by the coding sequence GTGAGCCTCGAATGCGTAAATAATGGCGGTCCGGCCAGTCGTATTGTCAGTCAGTGTGCCCTGAGTTTGGATCAGGACGTTGCGCTCGGATCTGCGGCCCATCAAGCACTGGTGATCTGGCAGGCGCGTGTCGGTGAGATTGTCACGGTGGAAGACCCTTTTCAGCAGTGCTATCGGGCACGGATCACTGCGTTGAATGAAGATGACGTGACCGTGGTCCCGTTCGCGGAGATCGGGGCTGTCGAATCTTCGTTGCAGATGTGCGTGTGTCAGGCTCTGCCGGAGAAGGAACGCTTTGAGTTGGTGCTGCAGAAGATGACCGAGATCGGCGTCAATCGCATTGTGCCGTTCGTTTCCCACCATTCCACCACGTTGCAGGAGCGCGATGCCGGACAAAAAAAATCGCATCGCTGGCCGGATGTGTTATTGCGTGCCGGTCGCCAGTGCCGTCGTGCTGAGTTGCCGGAATTGATGCAGGTATGTGATTTTGAGACCATGCTCGATTCTCTCAATGACTGGGATATCAAATTGCTGCTTAGTGAAAAAGGTTCGGTATGGTCGTTCCGTGAAGGGATTGGTTCGTCCCGGCCGGATCGGGTTGCCTTGATAGTCGGTCCGGAAGGGGGCTTCGCCGATGAGGAGATTGAACTGGCGAGAAGCCGTGGCGTTGTACCGGTTTCGGTTGGTCGACGTATTTTAAGAACAGAGACTGCCGCAATTGTGGCAGCGGCTCTGGCTCAATTTTGTGTAGGGGATTATGCCTGA
- a CDS encoding DNA polymerase III subunit chi, translating to MPPVVEFIKLNKPEKAKSLCLLSEEFFAQKKRILILVEDENQALTLDRFMWTWNKGSFLPHVWDNGAVECHEESIAIGTREHNSNGATVLIAARPCHVEFMRQFKHVIEFAETYDEALVEAARDRFRAWRECGCEPRMRK from the coding sequence ATGCCACCTGTCGTTGAATTCATCAAACTGAACAAACCGGAAAAAGCCAAGAGCCTGTGCCTGTTGTCCGAAGAGTTTTTCGCTCAAAAGAAACGGATACTCATCCTCGTCGAAGACGAGAATCAGGCCCTGACTCTGGATCGCTTTATGTGGACCTGGAACAAAGGGTCCTTTTTGCCTCATGTATGGGACAACGGTGCCGTGGAGTGTCATGAAGAATCTATCGCCATTGGCACCCGTGAGCATAATTCCAATGGAGCGACTGTGTTGATTGCCGCACGACCTTGCCATGTCGAATTTATGCGCCAGTTCAAACACGTCATTGAGTTTGCCGAAACCTATGATGAGGCGCTGGTCGAGGCAGCCCGTGACCGGTTTCGGGCCTGGAGGGAGTGCGGCTGTGAGCCTCGAATGCGTAAATAA
- a CDS encoding 2-oxoacid:acceptor oxidoreductase family protein — MNHDVFMAGFGGQGVLLIGNLLAYATIMEGNNASYFPAYGVEKRGGAATCTIVMSDQQVGSPVVGEPEASLLLNPLSMEKYYGRVRKGGFALINSSLIDDDGSSRDDVTKVLIPANEMALEIGDARLVNMIILGAYLEYSKVVKMDTVKEALKVVLPERNHRFLPLNYQALEKGAEFCRQALQG, encoded by the coding sequence ATGAACCACGATGTATTTATGGCCGGATTCGGTGGGCAGGGTGTTTTGCTGATCGGCAATCTATTGGCCTATGCGACCATTATGGAAGGGAATAACGCCTCCTATTTTCCGGCCTACGGTGTTGAAAAACGCGGAGGTGCGGCCACCTGTACCATCGTCATGTCCGATCAGCAGGTCGGCTCACCTGTGGTCGGTGAACCCGAAGCCTCATTGCTGCTCAATCCCTTGTCCATGGAAAAATATTATGGCCGGGTGCGTAAAGGGGGATTTGCTTTGATCAATTCCTCGTTGATTGATGATGACGGCTCCAGTCGTGACGATGTGACCAAGGTGCTGATTCCTGCAAATGAAATGGCTCTGGAGATTGGTGATGCCCGTTTGGTGAACATGATTATTCTCGGTGCCTATCTGGAGTACAGCAAGGTAGTGAAGATGGATACTGTCAAGGAAGCGCTTAAAGTGGTCCTTCCTGAGCGCAATCACCGTTTTTTGCCGTTGAACTATCAGGCTCTTGAGAAAGGGGCCGAGTTCTGCCGTCAGGCGTTGCAGGGCTGA
- a CDS encoding thiamine pyrophosphate-dependent enzyme: MTTEMKKIFARPESLKDVQTHFCPGCHHGTIHRLVADAMDFFGIKDQTIGVASVGCSVFLYGYFDIDVIEAPHGRAPAVATGAKRVHPNRPVFTYQGDGDLAAIGTSEIIHTANRGEPITVIFVNNTTYGMTGGQMAPTTLPSQKTTTSPGGRNVAKDGYPIKMAELLSGLEGVAYSVRVAVDSPKHAIQAGKAIRKAFETSVKNNKFAFVEVLASCPTNWGMSPLAANERVGTEMIPYFPLGVYKDCDQA; this comes from the coding sequence ATGACCACTGAGATGAAAAAAATATTTGCCCGGCCCGAGTCCCTCAAGGACGTTCAAACGCATTTCTGCCCCGGCTGCCATCACGGCACCATTCATCGTCTGGTGGCCGATGCCATGGATTTTTTCGGTATCAAGGACCAGACCATCGGCGTTGCTTCTGTCGGCTGTAGCGTGTTTTTGTACGGCTATTTTGATATCGACGTCATCGAAGCGCCGCACGGTCGGGCGCCCGCTGTGGCCACAGGTGCTAAGCGCGTTCACCCTAATCGCCCGGTGTTTACCTATCAGGGCGATGGCGACTTGGCTGCCATCGGCACCAGCGAAATTATTCACACCGCCAACCGTGGTGAACCGATTACCGTTATCTTTGTCAATAACACGACCTATGGTATGACCGGCGGACAGATGGCGCCGACGACGTTACCGTCGCAAAAGACGACCACCTCTCCAGGCGGTCGTAATGTGGCCAAAGATGGTTATCCCATCAAAATGGCTGAGCTGCTATCTGGTCTTGAAGGGGTGGCTTATTCGGTGCGTGTTGCCGTGGATTCGCCGAAACACGCAATTCAGGCCGGTAAAGCAATCCGTAAGGCGTTTGAAACATCCGTCAAAAACAACAAGTTTGCATTTGTTGAAGTGTTGGCTAGTTGTCCCACCAACTGGGGCATGAGTCCGCTGGCCGCGAATGAGCGGGTGGGAACGGAGATGATTCCGTATTTTCCGTTGGGTGTCTACAAGGACTGTGACCAGGCCTAG
- a CDS encoding 3-methyl-2-oxobutanoate dehydrogenase subunit VorB, giving the protein MTKRLFVKGNEAVAMGAIEAGCRYYFGYPITPQSDIPEYISREFLKIGGEFIQAESEVASINMLLGASACGARAMTSSSSPGISLKQEGISYMSGSECPGLIVNICRSGPGLGGIDASQADYFQATKGGGHGGYHIIVLAPDCVQEMYDMAILAFDLSDRYRVPAMILADAVIGQMKEALAPHPYVKPDDLGTKDWALIGDGKAGEQKIVKSLYLGDGELEAHNNRLHAKYAVMQEKETRYEGIGLDDAELLVTAYGSTARIAKTAVRLAREQGMKVGLLRPITLFPFPKAAFKECGEKAGKILCFELNNGQMVDDVRLAVPGVEVDFYGRPPGAGSLPTPEEFLAQIRSRCEVTA; this is encoded by the coding sequence GTGACAAAACGATTGTTTGTAAAAGGCAATGAAGCTGTTGCCATGGGAGCCATTGAGGCTGGATGCCGGTATTACTTTGGTTACCCCATCACTCCGCAGAGTGATATTCCTGAATATATTTCCCGTGAGTTTTTAAAAATAGGTGGCGAGTTTATCCAGGCAGAAAGTGAAGTCGCTTCGATCAACATGTTGCTTGGTGCCAGCGCCTGTGGCGCCCGAGCCATGACGTCATCATCCAGTCCCGGCATCTCTTTGAAACAAGAGGGCATTTCTTACATGTCGGGCAGCGAATGTCCCGGTCTGATTGTTAATATATGCCGCAGTGGCCCCGGCCTTGGCGGCATTGATGCGTCTCAAGCGGATTATTTTCAAGCGACCAAAGGGGGCGGACATGGTGGTTACCATATCATCGTCCTGGCACCGGACTGTGTGCAGGAAATGTATGACATGGCGATCCTGGCCTTTGATCTGTCAGACCGTTACCGGGTACCGGCGATGATTCTGGCCGATGCCGTCATCGGTCAGATGAAGGAAGCGTTGGCGCCGCATCCATACGTTAAGCCGGATGATCTTGGGACGAAGGACTGGGCTCTGATCGGTGATGGCAAGGCCGGGGAGCAGAAGATTGTTAAATCCCTGTATCTCGGTGATGGCGAGCTGGAAGCGCACAATAACCGTCTGCACGCCAAATATGCCGTCATGCAGGAAAAAGAAACACGCTACGAGGGGATCGGATTGGACGATGCCGAATTGCTGGTCACGGCTTACGGCAGTACGGCGCGTATTGCCAAGACCGCTGTGCGTCTGGCGCGTGAGCAGGGGATGAAGGTCGGTTTGTTGCGCCCCATTACCTTGTTTCCGTTTCCGAAAGCTGCTTTTAAAGAGTGTGGAGAAAAAGCGGGTAAAATTCTGTGCTTTGAACTGAATAACGGACAGATGGTTGATGATGTGCGTCTGGCGGTTCCGGGCGTTGAGGTGGACTTTTACGGGCGCCCTCCCGGTGCCGGTTCTCTGCCGACCCCGGAAGAATTTCTGGCCCAGATCCGTTCCCGTTGTGAGGTGACCGCATGA
- a CDS encoding 4Fe-4S binding protein, whose product MAKNKIEIDELRCKGCALCTVACPQGLIKMSTELNKQGFLPANISAEDMERCTGCTLCAQVCPDVAIEVYRGI is encoded by the coding sequence GTGGCAAAGAATAAAATAGAAATAGACGAGCTGCGCTGTAAGGGCTGTGCATTATGTACGGTAGCCTGTCCACAAGGGCTGATCAAGATGAGCACCGAGTTAAACAAACAGGGCTTTCTTCCGGCCAATATCAGTGCTGAGGATATGGAGCGTTGTACCGGTTGTACTCTGTGCGCTCAGGTGTGCCCGGATGTCGCGATTGAGGTTTATCGAGGGATCTGA
- a CDS encoding DUF3617 family protein: MLKHVVIRTSCLFLLFLLASCTSSSDGPKVNINEGRWQITAEIKMANLPFQMPPTSYTTCLTQEDLIPRPGMEKEKNGCEVTSHEVDGDTVTWTITCQGDNGTMVSDGSITYSGDTFSGRIVTNLPGAGETEQILTGKRIGDCE, translated from the coding sequence ATGTTAAAACACGTCGTTATTCGGACAAGTTGCCTTTTTCTTCTTTTCCTGCTCGCTTCCTGCACGTCGTCTTCCGATGGTCCTAAAGTCAACATCAACGAAGGTCGCTGGCAGATCACAGCTGAGATCAAAATGGCCAACCTGCCGTTTCAAATGCCTCCGACATCTTATACGACCTGCCTGACTCAAGAGGATCTGATTCCGCGCCCCGGCATGGAAAAAGAGAAAAACGGCTGTGAAGTAACATCTCATGAAGTCGACGGCGATACCGTCACCTGGACCATTACCTGTCAGGGAGACAATGGAACCATGGTCAGTGATGGCTCGATTACCTATTCCGGCGACACCTTTTCCGGTCGAATCGTCACCAATCTTCCCGGCGCTGGTGAAACCGAACAAATTCTGACCGGCAAACGAATTGGGGACTGTGAATAG
- the thrC gene encoding threonine synthase, translating to MRYMSTRGQVRDLTFKDAVMMGLANDGGLLLPQEIPAINDEQLAAYQTMSYPQIAFDIISRFTGDDFDQNDLRDLIERSYATFTHPEVTPVVKQDGVYILELFHGPTLAFKDVALQFLGNLFEYLLEERDEKMNILGATSGDTGSAAIYGVRGKDRINIFIMHPDGKVSPIQKLQMTTVTDDNVFNLAIRGTFDDGQRIVKETFNDLDFKAEYSLGAVNSINWARVLAQIVYYFYAYSRVQPETGSEKIDFSVPTGNFGDIFAGYMAKRMGLPVDKLILATNENNILSRFVLDGDYSVGEVVETLSPSMDIQIASNFERYLYYLLGEDSESLCGLMESFATSKSLQFDGQLQAKVREDFDSLTVDKAATVDQIRDFHQRTGYVLDPHTAVGVRAGEQLSDPDVPVVCLATAHPAKFGDAVQQAIGQDPERPASLDGIEQRDSRCELIDAETDKVKAYLAQRAR from the coding sequence ATGCGTTATATGAGTACCCGTGGCCAGGTCCGTGACCTGACCTTTAAAGATGCAGTTATGATGGGACTGGCCAACGACGGCGGCCTGTTACTTCCTCAGGAAATTCCCGCCATCAATGACGAACAGCTTGCCGCTTACCAGACCATGTCTTATCCGCAAATCGCTTTTGACATCATCTCCCGATTTACCGGTGATGATTTCGATCAAAACGATCTGCGCGACCTGATTGAACGTTCCTACGCCACCTTTACCCACCCGGAAGTCACCCCGGTGGTCAAACAGGATGGTGTTTATATTCTTGAGCTGTTCCACGGGCCGACCCTGGCCTTTAAAGACGTGGCTCTGCAATTCCTCGGCAACCTGTTTGAGTACCTGCTCGAGGAGCGCGACGAGAAGATGAACATCCTCGGCGCCACCTCTGGTGACACCGGCAGTGCCGCCATTTACGGCGTGCGCGGCAAGGATCGCATCAATATCTTTATCATGCACCCGGACGGCAAAGTATCGCCGATCCAGAAACTGCAGATGACCACGGTGACGGACGACAACGTGTTCAACCTGGCGATTCGCGGCACGTTTGATGACGGCCAGCGCATCGTCAAAGAGACGTTCAACGATCTTGATTTCAAAGCCGAGTACAGCCTCGGTGCGGTCAACTCCATCAACTGGGCGCGGGTGCTGGCCCAGATCGTTTACTACTTTTATGCCTATAGCCGTGTTCAACCTGAAACCGGCAGCGAAAAAATTGATTTCTCGGTACCGACCGGCAACTTCGGCGACATCTTTGCCGGTTACATGGCCAAGCGCATGGGCCTGCCGGTGGATAAACTGATTCTCGCCACCAATGAAAACAATATCCTGTCACGCTTTGTTCTCGATGGCGATTACTCGGTCGGTGAAGTCGTCGAAACCCTGTCGCCGTCCATGGATATCCAGATTGCCAGCAACTTTGAGCGCTATCTCTATTACCTGCTCGGCGAAGACAGCGAGTCTCTGTGCGGCCTGATGGAAAGCTTTGCCACCAGCAAGAGCCTGCAGTTTGACGGCCAGCTGCAAGCCAAAGTCCGTGAGGATTTCGATTCTCTGACCGTGGATAAAGCCGCTACCGTCGATCAGATCCGCGACTTCCATCAACGCACCGGTTATGTGCTTGACCCGCACACCGCTGTTGGTGTGCGTGCAGGTGAGCAGCTCAGCGACCCGGATGTTCCGGTGGTTTGTCTGGCGACGGCTCATCCGGCCAAGTTTGGTGATGCCGTGCAGCAGGCGATCGGTCAGGATCCGGAGCGTCCGGCATCTCTTGATGGGATTGAGCAGCGTGATTCACGGTGTGAGTTGATTGATGCTGAGACGGACAAGGTCAAAGCCTATCTGGCACAACGGGCGCGTTAA
- a CDS encoding type 1 glutamine amidotransferase domain-containing protein translates to MNKRTLLMGLWMMAVGAGSAFGQTAPLQVLMVVTSSPEIRPGEPTGLWLEEFAVPYLKFVEAGFAVTVASPLGGKAPVDPRSLKDGQQVLDWARAAVELEKTVKLASLTEKRFDAVFLPGGHGTMFDFPDDTALKTLLDRTVADKGVVSAVCHGPAGLVAVVKPDGTPLVAGKTVTAFTNAEERAGQLDDDMPFLLESRLRELGAEFVEGPLWQSHVQVDGLLVTGQNPASSGAAADAVIDLLRSK, encoded by the coding sequence ATGAATAAACGAACGTTACTGATGGGATTATGGATGATGGCAGTGGGGGCCGGTTCTGCTTTCGGGCAGACGGCGCCGTTACAGGTGTTGATGGTAGTGACCAGCAGCCCGGAGATTCGACCGGGAGAACCCACCGGCCTTTGGTTGGAAGAATTTGCCGTGCCCTATCTGAAGTTTGTCGAGGCCGGATTTGCTGTGACGGTGGCCAGCCCGCTGGGTGGCAAAGCACCGGTAGATCCGCGTAGCCTTAAAGATGGACAGCAGGTGCTTGACTGGGCGCGGGCTGCTGTGGAGCTTGAGAAGACGGTAAAGTTGGCTTCGCTGACGGAGAAACGATTTGATGCGGTGTTCTTACCCGGAGGGCACGGCACCATGTTTGATTTCCCCGATGATACGGCATTGAAAACACTTCTTGATCGTACCGTCGCAGATAAGGGGGTTGTTTCTGCCGTGTGTCATGGCCCTGCCGGACTGGTGGCGGTAGTCAAACCCGATGGTACGCCGTTGGTCGCAGGAAAAACCGTGACCGCGTTTACCAATGCCGAGGAACGCGCCGGTCAGTTGGATGATGACATGCCATTTCTGCTGGAAAGTCGTTTGCGGGAACTTGGGGCCGAGTTTGTTGAAGGCCCTCTATGGCAGAGTCATGTTCAGGTGGATGGGTTGCTGGTGACCGGGCAGAATCCGGCTTCAAGTGGGGCGGCTGCGGATGCGGTGATTGATTTGTTGCGGAGCAAGTAG
- a CDS encoding putative quinol monooxygenase, whose protein sequence is MTEMALVATVVAKAEHRETVFNALASLVEPTRQEEGCLEYHLHRTLDDPDTFVFYERWQSEAHLQRHLESPHYLTAQEKMTGCIAAKKLLKLSRLP, encoded by the coding sequence ATGACTGAAATGGCCTTAGTCGCTACGGTTGTAGCGAAAGCGGAACACCGAGAGACGGTTTTTAACGCACTGGCGTCGCTGGTCGAGCCGACGCGTCAGGAAGAGGGATGCCTGGAATACCACCTGCATCGCACGCTTGATGATCCAGACACCTTTGTTTTTTATGAGCGCTGGCAGAGTGAAGCACATCTGCAACGCCACCTTGAGAGTCCCCACTATCTGACCGCTCAGGAAAAAATGACCGGTTGTATTGCCGCCAAAAAACTGCTGAAACTCTCGCGACTTCCGTAA